From Paenibacillus physcomitrellae, the proteins below share one genomic window:
- a CDS encoding protein-glutamine gamma-glutamyltransferase, producing MITILSGSDALHALNLTPWEQNILNMKQNSSVVYTYSTAEALAFELKMRKAIVDAATDLYRSGASFADFNRSRCNGRYWIRTRLGGFQLRNDVLPSDGINDIYQNGRLYGFECATAIVLVMYKAILDTVGQTTFNTYFPNLLLFTWYFDNDLQFNRVKVPNVYPGDALYFNNPDFNPARPGWRGENVIMLERNLYFGHGPGILPSEALLAILNANRIPGSMTPAYLMKDALALDFEHIRKLQGGAARIGHQKYLFA from the coding sequence ATGATTACTATTTTGTCCGGCAGTGACGCCTTACATGCATTAAATTTAACACCTTGGGAACAGAATATTCTCAATATGAAACAAAACAGCTCCGTAGTTTACACGTACAGCACGGCCGAAGCTTTAGCATTTGAGCTTAAAATGAGAAAAGCCATTGTGGACGCAGCCACGGATTTGTACCGGAGCGGGGCTTCTTTTGCTGATTTTAACCGAAGCAGATGCAACGGCCGCTACTGGATCAGAACCCGCTTGGGCGGTTTTCAGCTGAGAAATGATGTTTTGCCTTCAGACGGCATTAACGACATTTATCAGAACGGCCGGCTGTACGGGTTCGAATGTGCCACGGCGATTGTTCTGGTGATGTATAAAGCGATTTTGGATACCGTAGGTCAAACGACTTTTAATACTTATTTTCCGAATTTGCTGCTGTTCACCTGGTATTTCGATAATGACTTGCAGTTTAACCGGGTTAAGGTGCCGAATGTCTATCCGGGAGACGCGCTCTATTTCAACAATCCTGACTTTAACCCGGCGAGACCAGGCTGGCGCGGCGAAAATGTAATTATGCTCGAACGTAATTTGTATTTTGGCCATGGTCCCGGTATTCTGCCGTCTGAAGCTTTGCTTGCGATCTTAAATGCCAATAGAATCCCGGGCAGTATGACGCCGGCTTATCTGATGAAGGATGCGCTTGCCCTTGATTTTGAGCATATTCGCAAGCTGCAGGGGGGCGCAGCGCGGATTGGACATCAGAAATATTTGTTTGCTTAA
- a CDS encoding threonine synthase, with the protein MRFSYISHLHCPKCGTEYPADQIQQLCKCGSPLLVDYDLKELKKNWMPADLAGRSNDLWRYHELLPVTDEKNVVTLGEGMTPLLPMERAGQDMGIPHLLMKDEGIIPTGSFKARGAAVGVSKAKELGVKELAMPTNGNAGAAWSLYAARAGIQASIVMPVEAPVITRSEVAVSGANLNLVNGLISDAGKIVGQAVLDNELYDASTLKEPYRIEGKKTMGIEIAEQMHWKVPDVILYPTGGGVGLIGIHKALKELAELGWIKNKLPRLVAVQAAGCAPIVKAWEEGKAESQFWEQSETAAFGINVPKALGDFLVLAAIAETDGCAIAVEDEELLQEQALIARLEGAFVCPEGAAAFAAARKLKQNGWIRGEETVLVLNTGSGIKYPETVKVEAPVLQPGDPLQRP; encoded by the coding sequence ATGCGATTCAGTTACATCAGCCACCTGCACTGCCCGAAATGCGGAACTGAATACCCCGCGGACCAGATTCAGCAGCTGTGCAAATGCGGTTCTCCGCTTCTGGTCGATTATGATCTGAAAGAGTTGAAGAAAAACTGGATGCCTGCCGATCTGGCAGGACGCAGCAACGATTTATGGAGATACCATGAGCTTCTGCCGGTAACGGACGAGAAGAACGTGGTGACACTGGGGGAAGGCATGACGCCTCTGCTGCCTATGGAGCGTGCAGGACAGGATATGGGAATCCCTCATCTGCTGATGAAAGACGAAGGCATTATTCCGACCGGGAGCTTTAAGGCCCGCGGCGCTGCTGTCGGTGTCTCGAAGGCCAAGGAGCTTGGTGTAAAGGAGCTGGCAATGCCGACTAACGGAAATGCCGGAGCGGCCTGGTCTCTTTACGCTGCGCGAGCCGGTATCCAGGCTTCAATTGTAATGCCGGTGGAAGCTCCGGTCATTACCCGAAGCGAGGTAGCTGTATCGGGTGCCAATCTGAATTTGGTTAACGGTCTTATTAGTGACGCCGGAAAAATTGTCGGACAAGCTGTTCTAGATAATGAATTGTACGATGCCTCGACGTTAAAGGAGCCTTACCGGATTGAAGGCAAGAAGACGATGGGCATTGAAATTGCCGAACAGATGCATTGGAAGGTTCCTGATGTTATTTTGTACCCGACCGGCGGGGGAGTTGGACTGATCGGCATACATAAAGCGTTAAAAGAGCTGGCCGAGCTGGGCTGGATTAAAAATAAACTGCCGCGTCTGGTAGCCGTACAGGCGGCGGGCTGCGCCCCGATTGTGAAAGCCTGGGAAGAGGGCAAAGCCGAATCGCAGTTCTGGGAGCAATCCGAGACGGCTGCGTTTGGCATCAATGTGCCGAAAGCGCTGGGCGACTTTCTGGTGCTGGCGGCGATTGCCGAAACAGACGGCTGCGCCATTGCCGTAGAAGATGAAGAGCTGCTGCAGGAACAGGCACTAATCGCCCGGCTTGAGGGTGCGTTTGTGTGTCCGGAGGGCGCCGCGGCTTTCGCCGCAGCCCGCAAGCTTAAGCAAAACGGCTGGATTCGGGGCGAAGAAACGGTGCTCGTTCTGAATACCGGCAGCGGAATTAAATATCCGGAAACGGTCAAAGTGGAGGCTCCGGTTCTACAGCCGGGTGATCCGCTGCAGCGGCCATAA
- a CDS encoding NAD(P)/FAD-dependent oxidoreductase: MENQTFDVVIIGGGPAGLNAALVLGRARKAVLVIDEGKPRNRVTHEAHGFLTRDGIQPGELRRIAREQITVYPSVIFADDKVVSAEGADGHFQISTASSQTYHSRKLLFTAGMKDRPLPVKGLAEVYGTSAFVCPYCDGWELRDQRLVVINKGTEAFHFAQLISGWTKRFTLCTNGPDELSDEQRQELLAHQVQVLDSPIKGIESVNGQVRQVVLEDGTTVPCEGIFFKPDLAAGSDLPKTLGCEVTETDMVVVDEFGKTTVPGVYSAGDAASRAHQAIMAASAGAFAAAALNNELNMEAWRQHG; encoded by the coding sequence ATGGAAAATCAAACATTTGATGTAGTTATCATCGGAGGCGGCCCTGCCGGCTTAAACGCCGCCCTTGTCCTGGGAAGAGCCAGAAAAGCGGTGCTGGTTATCGACGAAGGCAAACCCCGCAACCGTGTCACCCACGAAGCCCACGGCTTCCTTACACGAGACGGTATCCAGCCTGGGGAATTAAGACGGATTGCCAGGGAGCAAATCACCGTTTATCCGTCTGTTATTTTTGCCGATGATAAGGTGGTTTCGGCCGAGGGGGCAGATGGCCATTTTCAAATTTCGACAGCCTCAAGCCAAACTTATCATAGCCGTAAATTGCTGTTCACCGCCGGGATGAAGGATCGGCCGCTGCCCGTTAAAGGACTTGCCGAGGTTTACGGCACAAGCGCGTTTGTCTGCCCTTACTGCGATGGCTGGGAGCTCAGGGATCAACGCCTTGTCGTGATCAACAAAGGCACGGAGGCCTTTCATTTCGCGCAGCTGATCTCCGGATGGACAAAACGGTTTACGCTCTGCACGAACGGACCCGATGAGCTGTCCGATGAACAGCGTCAGGAACTGCTTGCCCATCAGGTACAGGTCCTTGATTCGCCGATCAAAGGGATCGAGTCCGTGAACGGACAAGTCCGGCAGGTCGTACTCGAAGACGGAACGACAGTTCCTTGCGAGGGGATCTTTTTTAAACCGGATTTGGCTGCCGGGTCGGATCTTCCCAAAACGTTAGGATGTGAGGTTACGGAAACCGATATGGTCGTCGTCGATGAATTTGGGAAAACGACCGTCCCGGGTGTCTATAGTGCCGGAGATGCTGCCTCCCGGGCCCACCAGGCGATTATGGCCGCTTCCGCGGGGGCTTTTGCCGCTGCTGCCCTGAATAACGAGCTGAATATGGAGGCATGGAGACAGCATGGATAA
- a CDS encoding RrF2 family transcriptional regulator, whose translation MQFSKSTDYALHALIHLALSEHEHNIGIKELSATLGVSESYLSKIMSKLRQDGIVRAVPGVKGGYELARPASQVTFLQVIQVIEGRQHLFECSNQNSQQHRLLSAEPADSQEDESSSTPARGSECLVKQVMDGAERQLYQYLEQHTIQSVLDAAAEAPKCGVHEG comes from the coding sequence ATGCAATTTTCAAAAAGCACCGATTACGCGCTTCATGCGTTGATTCATCTGGCTCTTTCGGAGCACGAGCACAACATCGGGATCAAAGAGCTGTCGGCCACGCTCGGCGTTTCGGAAAGCTATTTATCCAAAATCATGTCCAAGCTGAGACAGGATGGCATTGTCCGCGCCGTGCCAGGTGTTAAAGGCGGTTATGAGCTGGCCCGTCCGGCCAGTCAGGTGACTTTTCTGCAAGTCATTCAGGTCATTGAGGGCAGACAGCATTTGTTCGAATGTTCAAATCAGAACTCGCAGCAGCACCGTCTGCTGTCAGCAGAACCGGCGGATTCTCAGGAAGACGAGTCGTCTTCCACCCCTGCACGCGGCAGTGAATGCCTGGTCAAACAAGTGATGGACGGCGCAGAACGGCAGCTGTATCAATATCTCGAACAGCACACGATCCAGTCCGTGCTGGACGCTGCGGCGGAAGCTCCTAAATGCGGAGTACACGAGGGGTGA
- a CDS encoding DoxX family protein has protein sequence MLSFGLLLIRLIIGLIFAGHGAQKLFGWFGGHGLKGAGAWMESVGIKPGVPAAAAAGWIEFAGGLAFAAGLFTPVIAILLALTMVMAIIKVHGRNGFWAASNGYEPNVILIAVFVGIAFTGAGSYSIDALL, from the coding sequence ATGCTCAGTTTTGGTCTATTGCTTATTCGTTTGATTATTGGATTGATCTTCGCCGGGCACGGCGCCCAGAAATTATTTGGCTGGTTCGGCGGTCACGGCCTTAAAGGAGCAGGTGCCTGGATGGAGTCCGTTGGCATTAAACCGGGAGTTCCGGCCGCAGCAGCGGCAGGATGGATTGAGTTTGCAGGCGGCCTCGCTTTTGCAGCGGGACTCTTCACTCCGGTTATAGCTATTCTTCTGGCCTTGACCATGGTTATGGCAATTATTAAGGTTCATGGGCGGAACGGCTTCTGGGCTGCTTCAAACGGTTACGAACCAAATGTAATTTTGATTGCTGTTTTTGTAGGTATTGCCTTTACAGGCGCCGGCTCCTACTCTATTGATGCACTATTGTGA
- a CDS encoding DsbA family oxidoreductase, translating into MKIEIWSDYMCPFCYIGKRRLETAVQRFGHQDEIEIQFRSFELNPQAQVNSGKSIAEELAGKFGVSVEQAKAMNEQMTANARTAGLEYNMESMVPTNSFDALRLTHWAASFGKMKEMSERLFSAVFTESKHIGDPAVLAGLAAEVGLSREEALQVLEGDAYAAEVRRDEEEAGALGITGVPFFVFDRKFAVSGAQPEDVFMQALEKAWEESKPFTVLGADSAATCTDDGCKL; encoded by the coding sequence ATGAAAATAGAAATCTGGTCGGATTACATGTGTCCTTTTTGTTATATAGGCAAACGCAGGCTGGAAACGGCTGTACAGCGTTTCGGCCATCAGGACGAAATCGAAATTCAGTTTCGCAGCTTTGAATTAAACCCGCAGGCTCAGGTGAACAGCGGCAAATCCATTGCAGAGGAGCTGGCAGGCAAATTCGGCGTCAGCGTCGAACAGGCCAAAGCGATGAACGAGCAGATGACGGCCAATGCCCGTACTGCAGGACTGGAATACAACATGGAATCCATGGTGCCTACCAATTCGTTTGATGCCCTCCGATTAACCCATTGGGCAGCTTCCTTCGGGAAAATGAAAGAGATGAGCGAACGATTGTTCAGCGCCGTCTTCACGGAATCCAAACACATCGGAGACCCGGCGGTTTTGGCCGGGCTGGCAGCTGAAGTTGGTTTATCCCGTGAAGAGGCTCTTCAGGTACTAGAGGGAGACGCTTATGCAGCCGAGGTTCGGCGGGATGAAGAAGAAGCTGGTGCTTTGGGCATTACCGGCGTTCCGTTCTTTGTCTTCGATCGTAAATTTGCGGTATCAGGCGCCCAGCCGGAGGACGTATTTATGCAGGCTTTGGAGAAGGCTTGGGAAGAAAGCAAGCCGTTTACCGTTCTTGGTGCGGATTCTGCCGCGACCTGTACGGATGACGGCTGCAAGCTGTAA
- a CDS encoding GNAT family N-acetyltransferase, whose translation MRHSEEISLEVIPWGSPAYKQALELRDRILRKPLGMSIYKDNLEGEKEDIHLLARQGGTAVGVLLLRRVDDHTLQMKQVAVDESLQGQGIGRQLIAFAERTAILEETRTIILHARMTAVPFYEKLGYVRYGEPYTEIGIPHWSMKKQLEPGSKVIK comes from the coding sequence TTGCGGCATTCTGAGGAGATTAGTTTGGAAGTGATTCCCTGGGGTTCTCCGGCCTACAAACAGGCGCTTGAGCTCAGAGATCGGATCCTTAGAAAACCTCTCGGTATGAGCATTTATAAGGATAACTTAGAGGGGGAGAAAGAGGATATCCATCTGCTGGCCCGTCAAGGAGGGACGGCGGTTGGTGTCCTGCTGCTGCGCCGAGTTGATGATCATACGCTGCAGATGAAGCAGGTAGCGGTGGATGAAAGCCTCCAGGGCCAAGGAATCGGCAGACAGCTGATTGCCTTTGCGGAACGAACAGCTATACTAGAAGAGACCCGGACAATCATCCTGCATGCCCGCATGACGGCGGTGCCTTTCTATGAGAAGCTGGGATATGTCAGATACGGGGAGCCTTATACGGAAATAGGCATTCCGCATTGGTCCATGAAGAAACAGCTGGAACCGGGAAGTAAGGTCATTAAATAA
- a CDS encoding methionine ABC transporter ATP-binding protein, with the protein MISLKQVGKTYGTPGQEAFSAVQDVSLHIKPGSIHGIIGESGAGKSTLLRMMNMLERPDTGQVWFEGLELTGMTEHQLREVRRQSGMIFQQFNLLHNRTVARNVEMPLELAGVPGKQRRQRAEECLAITGLTDKARQYPAALSGGQKQRVAIARALAPNPKVLLCDEPTSSLDPRMTVDILSVLREINRSLGVTIVVVTHEMDVVRRLCDEVSVMEGGRLTDQFALPNRRTRLLEEGADSGDELLIPSPASYREQLLGKEGERE; encoded by the coding sequence ATGATTTCGCTTAAACAGGTCGGCAAAACCTACGGGACACCCGGACAAGAGGCTTTTTCAGCCGTTCAGGATGTCTCCCTCCATATAAAGCCCGGCAGCATACATGGCATTATCGGGGAAAGCGGCGCCGGGAAATCGACGCTGCTGCGCATGATGAATATGCTGGAGCGTCCGGATACCGGACAGGTCTGGTTTGAAGGCCTTGAGCTGACCGGCATGACGGAACATCAACTGCGGGAGGTTCGCCGCCAATCCGGCATGATCTTTCAGCAGTTTAATCTGCTGCACAACCGGACGGTTGCCCGCAACGTGGAGATGCCGCTTGAACTGGCGGGCGTACCGGGGAAGCAGCGGCGGCAGCGGGCTGAAGAATGTCTGGCCATTACAGGCCTGACCGATAAAGCCCGTCAATATCCGGCGGCGCTGAGCGGCGGACAGAAGCAGCGGGTAGCGATTGCCAGGGCGCTTGCGCCTAATCCGAAGGTGCTGCTCTGCGATGAACCGACGTCCTCGCTGGATCCGCGGATGACGGTTGATATTTTGAGCGTGCTGCGGGAGATTAACCGCAGTCTGGGAGTTACGATCGTGGTCGTGACACACGAAATGGACGTGGTCCGCCGGCTCTGCGACGAGGTTTCGGTGATGGAGGGCGGCCGTCTGACCGATCAGTTCGCGCTGCCGAACCGGAGAACGAGACTGCTGGAAGAGGGCGCCGATTCCGGCGATGAGCTCCTCATCCCGTCTCCGGCCAGTTACCGCGAGCAGCTGCTTGGGAAAGAGGGTGAGCGGGAATGA
- a CDS encoding methionine ABC transporter permease, whose translation MSLYDKLVHYQTEIWKSIGQTFEMVGISLLAAILLGLPVGTLLYLSRRGQMYENRTLSMVVNTLVNVVRSFPFLLLVVFLIPFTRLLVGTSIGTIAASVPLAIVAIAHYARLAEQSLLEIPRGVIEAARSMGSSRLQIIRKFLYPEARSGLVLGLTSSTISFISYSTVVGIVGGGGVGDFAIRYGYQRYEMDITVFIIILMIILVQAVQFAGSRLAAWLDKR comes from the coding sequence ATGTCGCTGTACGACAAACTTGTCCATTATCAGACCGAAATTTGGAAGTCGATCGGCCAAACGTTCGAGATGGTCGGGATTTCGCTTCTCGCCGCCATTCTGCTTGGCCTGCCGGTCGGCACGCTGCTGTATTTGTCCCGCCGCGGGCAAATGTACGAGAATCGTACATTGTCCATGGTGGTTAACACGCTGGTGAACGTTGTCCGTTCGTTCCCGTTTCTGCTGCTGGTTGTTTTCCTGATTCCGTTCACGCGGCTGCTAGTGGGCACGTCCATCGGAACCATCGCGGCTTCGGTGCCGCTGGCGATCGTCGCTATTGCTCATTATGCGAGGCTGGCGGAGCAGTCGCTGCTTGAAATTCCGCGCGGCGTCATTGAAGCGGCGAGATCAATGGGCTCTTCAAGGCTGCAGATCATTCGGAAGTTCCTCTATCCGGAGGCGCGTTCGGGTCTGGTGCTTGGACTTACCTCCTCTACGATCAGTTTTATTTCTTATTCAACCGTGGTGGGGATTGTAGGCGGCGGCGGTGTTGGGGATTTTGCGATCCGCTACGGCTATCAGCGATATGAGATGGATATTACGGTATTTATCATTATCCTGATGATCATTTTGGTCCAGGCCGTGCAGTTTGCGGGCAGCCGTCTGGCCGCTTGGCTGGACAAACGCTGA
- a CDS encoding efflux RND transporter permease subunit, producing the protein MERLTKWTFHNKAAVGLLIAMALVIGVFSYTSLPMEFMPEADNPQVTVTVLGQGQSAGTMESQVTKPMEQAVGAIKGKTEMFSTSGDGYAQVNLYFDSKTDMKQAAQDVQKAADSVALPDGVMKPFVVQLNTSMIPVSQLTISFKDGLTEQNVQKAEDEILPAFQQLEGVANVSLGGKPESVVSVTADAGKMAAHQITYPQLMTVLQGRSLSVSLGEQAINGQAGNVNITSTVDNLDTLKELPVVPGVKLEDVASVQFKQQQESVSRSNGKDVLFVIVTKEANANAVDVGQEVQNEAEKLSESGDVQVEVLVSTSDMVVDSVNSMMREVLMGALFATIVILLFLRNLRATLVTAISIPLSLAVTLYLLKVSGITLNIITLGAVAVAVGRLVDDSIVVIENIYRRLQKEKFSLDMIVNSTKEVAGAITSSTIATVAVFLPMGMLRGSLQDFLLPFALTVTYSLLTSLIVALTVVPLLSSWMLKKSHLREPEPSRRFASFLSWNLRYKWVTLSLTLILFAGSIAAYILMPKAALDSSDASFVSVQLSYSSDVPVKEVLEKGRQLEQDLMKQEQSKTVVLQSGNSSDSAQYGNVSSLTQVDLTIVLQDGADAEKLVDHVNGLKPDYEGATLTAATSGLISGGSSAVENIDIVGDDFAAISKVGDEVQAAIQGLDGVDKVTSNMKNTKPVYSFEVNPALANGQEVAQQLGAMLRPVPLGTIEWRSNPVNVILEPMIEPKSEQDLKNLTVVTANGPVQITKLAKFEVQNQPAMLYHKEGKTYLRISAEMDPKKVSVAGAQIKEQTDKIKLPEGVTLALGGASADQAADFMDLGMTALISIGLVYLIMVLTFKTLRAPLAIMFSLPLAAIGAVAALLVSRVTPDFTALFGALMLIGIVVTNAIVLIDRIKQNEQHMPIREAIIEAAGVRMRPILMTAIATICAMLPLLLHPSEEGSIVSQSLAIVVVGGLAAATLLTLFVIPAMYELLHFRKSARQRRDQARQAKAQEAGVVEG; encoded by the coding sequence ATGGAGAGGTTAACCAAATGGACTTTTCACAACAAAGCTGCAGTCGGACTGCTGATTGCGATGGCTTTGGTCATCGGGGTGTTCAGCTACACATCGCTGCCGATGGAATTTATGCCGGAGGCAGACAATCCGCAGGTGACCGTCACCGTGCTGGGACAGGGGCAGAGTGCCGGGACGATGGAAAGCCAGGTCACGAAACCGATGGAGCAGGCAGTCGGCGCCATCAAGGGCAAAACAGAAATGTTCTCGACTTCGGGCGACGGTTACGCCCAGGTCAATCTGTATTTTGATTCCAAGACGGATATGAAGCAGGCAGCGCAGGACGTGCAGAAAGCTGCAGACAGCGTGGCGCTCCCGGACGGGGTGATGAAACCTTTTGTCGTACAGCTCAATACCTCAATGATCCCGGTGTCGCAGCTGACGATCTCCTTTAAGGACGGATTAACGGAGCAGAACGTGCAGAAGGCGGAAGACGAAATTCTGCCGGCGTTCCAGCAGCTTGAAGGGGTAGCGAACGTCAGCCTGGGCGGCAAACCGGAGTCCGTGGTCAGCGTAACGGCGGATGCAGGCAAGATGGCTGCTCATCAGATCACGTATCCCCAATTGATGACGGTGCTTCAGGGCCGCAGCCTTTCGGTTTCGCTGGGGGAGCAGGCGATCAACGGTCAGGCCGGCAATGTGAATATCACGTCTACCGTAGATAATTTGGACACGCTGAAGGAACTGCCGGTAGTGCCTGGAGTGAAGCTGGAGGATGTCGCTTCGGTTCAATTCAAGCAGCAGCAGGAAAGCGTCAGCCGGTCGAATGGCAAAGATGTTTTGTTCGTTATTGTAACGAAAGAAGCGAATGCCAATGCCGTCGATGTCGGTCAAGAGGTGCAGAATGAAGCCGAGAAGCTGAGCGAATCGGGCGACGTGCAGGTTGAGGTGCTCGTCAGCACGTCGGATATGGTGGTGGACTCCGTTAACAGCATGATGCGTGAAGTGTTGATGGGTGCCTTGTTCGCCACGATCGTTATCCTCCTGTTCCTGCGGAATTTGCGGGCAACGCTGGTGACGGCTATCTCTATCCCGCTTTCGCTCGCCGTTACACTTTATCTGCTTAAAGTATCCGGCATTACGCTGAACATTATTACCTTGGGGGCCGTGGCGGTAGCTGTCGGGCGTCTGGTGGATGACAGCATTGTCGTGATCGAGAACATCTATAGAAGGCTGCAAAAAGAGAAGTTCTCGCTGGACATGATCGTCAACTCAACCAAAGAGGTGGCTGGCGCCATCACATCTTCGACGATTGCCACCGTGGCGGTCTTTCTGCCGATGGGCATGCTGCGCGGCTCGCTGCAGGATTTCCTGCTGCCGTTTGCGCTTACCGTTACCTATTCGCTGCTCACCAGCTTGATCGTGGCGCTGACCGTGGTGCCGCTGCTCAGCTCCTGGATGCTGAAGAAGTCGCATTTGAGGGAGCCGGAACCATCGCGCCGCTTCGCCTCGTTCCTCAGCTGGAATCTTCGTTATAAATGGGTAACGTTATCCCTGACGCTGATCCTGTTTGCCGGCTCTATCGCGGCTTATATCCTGATGCCAAAGGCCGCGCTTGATTCCTCGGACGCAAGCTTTGTTTCGGTACAGCTCAGTTATTCAAGTGATGTGCCGGTCAAGGAAGTGCTGGAGAAAGGCCGCCAGCTGGAACAGGACTTGATGAAGCAGGAACAATCCAAGACGGTCGTTTTACAATCCGGCAACAGCTCGGACAGCGCGCAGTACGGAAACGTAAGCTCCTTGACTCAGGTCGATCTGACGATTGTCCTCCAGGATGGAGCGGATGCCGAGAAGCTGGTTGACCATGTGAATGGACTGAAACCGGATTATGAAGGCGCCACGCTTACCGCTGCCACATCCGGGCTTATCAGCGGCGGAAGCTCGGCCGTGGAGAACATTGACATCGTAGGCGACGACTTTGCGGCTATCAGCAAGGTAGGGGATGAGGTTCAGGCTGCGATTCAAGGTCTGGATGGCGTCGACAAAGTAACCAGCAATATGAAGAATACCAAACCGGTATACAGCTTTGAAGTTAATCCGGCTTTGGCGAACGGCCAGGAGGTGGCCCAGCAGCTCGGAGCGATGCTGCGTCCGGTTCCGCTGGGAACCATTGAATGGAGAAGCAACCCGGTGAACGTCATTCTGGAGCCGATGATTGAGCCGAAATCCGAGCAGGATCTAAAGAATTTGACCGTGGTGACGGCAAATGGTCCTGTGCAAATCACAAAATTGGCCAAATTCGAGGTTCAGAACCAGCCGGCCATGCTGTATCACAAGGAAGGGAAAACCTATCTTCGGATCAGCGCCGAAATGGATCCCAAAAAGGTTTCAGTAGCAGGCGCTCAAATTAAGGAGCAAACGGACAAAATCAAGCTTCCTGAAGGGGTAACGCTCGCATTGGGCGGCGCCTCGGCCGATCAGGCCGCAGACTTCATGGATCTGGGCATGACCGCCTTGATCTCCATCGGGCTGGTCTACCTGATCATGGTCTTGACCTTCAAGACGCTGCGGGCTCCACTTGCGATTATGTTCTCACTGCCGCTCGCTGCAATCGGGGCCGTCGCTGCGCTCCTCGTGTCCCGGGTGACTCCGGATTTCACCGCGTTGTTTGGCGCCTTGATGCTGATAGGCATTGTCGTGACCAACGCGATTGTCTTGATTGACCGTATCAAACAGAACGAACAGCATATGCCGATCCGGGAAGCGATCATTGAAGCTGCCGGTGTCCGGATGCGTCCGATTCTGATGACGGCGATTGCTACCATCTGTGCGATGCTGCCGCTGCTGCTTCATCCTTCCGAAGAGGGAAGCATCGTATCACAAAGCCTGGCCATCGTGGTGGTCGGCGGATTGGCTGCAGCCACGCTGCTGACTTTGTTTGTTATCCCGGCCATGTATGAGCTGCTTCATTTCCGTAAATCGGCACGCCAGCGGCGGGATCAAGCCCGTCAAGCGAAGGCGCAGGAAGCCGGGGTTGTGGAGGGCTGA
- a CDS encoding aldo/keto reductase: protein MNYRTLGKTGLQVSEIGYGAWGIGKSGWLGAEDQESLKALHRSIDLGLTFIDTALGYGNGHSESLVGQVVRERSETIYVASKIPPKNGQWPARAGVPSSETFTAEHVISSTEQSLRNLGMDTLDVQQFHVWSDEWVGQGDWLEGVQKLKEQGKIRFFGVSINDHQPANAIKLIETGVVDTVQVIYNMFDQSPEDELLPACLKHNVGVIVRVALDEGGLTGTLTPETTFEDGDFRNRYFNGDRKQQVVDRVNKITQDLNISNTEMAETALRYVLSHPAVSTVIPGMRTVRNVERNMAVGDGKGLPDDLVAKLKKHRWVRNFYQ, encoded by the coding sequence ATGAATTATAGAACACTTGGGAAAACAGGACTCCAGGTATCGGAAATCGGATATGGAGCCTGGGGCATTGGCAAGTCGGGTTGGCTCGGTGCAGAGGATCAGGAATCGCTTAAGGCGCTTCACCGCTCCATCGACCTGGGTTTGACCTTCATCGATACGGCGCTCGGATACGGAAATGGCCACAGTGAAAGCCTGGTCGGGCAAGTGGTCCGGGAACGTTCGGAGACGATCTACGTAGCTTCCAAAATTCCGCCGAAGAACGGTCAGTGGCCTGCCCGCGCAGGCGTGCCGTCTTCTGAAACCTTTACGGCCGAACATGTCATTTCCAGCACGGAGCAAAGCCTGCGGAATTTGGGCATGGATACGCTGGACGTTCAGCAGTTCCACGTCTGGTCGGACGAATGGGTCGGTCAGGGTGACTGGCTGGAAGGCGTTCAGAAGCTGAAGGAGCAGGGGAAGATCCGTTTCTTCGGGGTATCGATCAATGACCATCAGCCGGCTAATGCGATCAAACTGATTGAAACCGGTGTCGTGGACACGGTTCAGGTGATCTATAATATGTTCGATCAAAGTCCGGAGGATGAGCTGCTTCCGGCCTGCCTGAAGCATAACGTTGGCGTCATCGTCCGCGTTGCGCTGGATGAAGGCGGGCTCACCGGCACACTGACACCGGAGACAACCTTTGAGGATGGAGATTTCCGCAATCGTTATTTTAATGGTGACCGCAAGCAGCAGGTTGTCGATCGTGTGAATAAGATTACGCAAGATTTGAATATCTCGAACACGGAGATGGCGGAAACGGCACTGCGTTATGTGCTCAGCCATCCGGCTGTTTCGACGGTTATTCCGGGTATGCGTACCGTCCGGAACGTCGAACGGAACATGGCGGTTGGAGACGGAAAAGGCCTGCCGGACGACTTGGTAGCCAAGCTGAAGAAACACCGCTGGGTTCGCAATTTCTATCAATAA